A single Chanos chanos chromosome 8, fChaCha1.1, whole genome shotgun sequence DNA region contains:
- the ndrg1b gene encoding protein NDRG1b isoform X1, which translates to MAERAPRNIESDEMNDETDPFEGYPIQSLRDAVQNQFLAREDNVETPFGKVHCIMRGTPKGNRPILLTYHDIGLNHKTCFNPLFNHEDMHEITRHFAVCHIDAPGQQEGASTLATGFTYPSMDQLSETVTLVLKHFGVKSVIGLAIGAGAYVLARFALNHPDMVEGLVLININAQAEGWMDWAAHKITGWAHALPDMVISHLFGKEEIHNNHDLIGTFRHHITNDMNQANLQQFVKSYNSRRDLEVERPVPGGNVNVRTLKCPALLVVGDSSPAVDAVVDCNSRLNPTKTTLLKMADCGGLPQVDQPAKLIEAIKYFIQGMGYMSSASMTRLVRSRTASGSSISSLDGNRSRSHSNRSRSHTAEEQRGRSHTDVSMESASHSSVDNTTKSNALSC; encoded by the exons GAGGACAATGTGGAGACTCCCTTTGGTAAAGTCCATTGCATCATGAGGGGCACTCCAAAAGGAAACAGGCCCATCCTCCTCACCTACCATGACATCGGACTGAACC ATAAGACCTGCTTCAATCCGCTCTTTAACCACGAGGACATGCACGAGATCACGCGCCACTTTGCCGTGTGCCATATTGATGCCCCCGGCCAGCAGGAGGGTGCCAGCACCCTAGCCACCGG GTTCACCTACCCGTCTATGGACCAACTCTCAGAGACCGTCACTCTGGTTCTCAAACACTTTGG GGTGAAGAGCGTGATTGGGCTGGCCATTGGGGCTGGAGCCTATGTCCTTGCACGGTTTGCT CTCAATCACCCTGACATGGTGGAGGGTCTTGTGCTGATTAACATCAATGCCCAGGCTGAAGGTTGGATGGACTGGGCAGCACACAAG ATTACCGGCTGGGCCCACGCACTCCCTGATATGGTCATTTCTCACCTGTTTGGCAAG GAGGAGATCCATAACAATCACGACCTGATTGGCACCTTCCGTCACCACATCACAAATGACATGAACCAGGCCAACCTTCAGCAGTTCGTTAAGTCCTACAACAG CCGAAGGGATTTGGAGGTGGAGAGGCCTGTTCCGGGAGGGAACGTTAATGTGAGGACTCTGAA ATGTCCTGCCCTTCTGGTGGTCGGAGACAGTTCACCCGCTGTTGATGCTGTG gtGGATTGCAACTCTAGACTGAACCCAACAAAGACCACCCTGCTTAAG ATGGCTGACTGTGGAGGGCTACCCCAGGTGGATCAA CCGGCTAAACTGATAGAGGCCatcaaatatttcattcagGGCATGGGCTACA TGTCCTCGGCGAGCATGACTCGCCTAGTTCGCTCCCGCACTGCCTCGGGCTCCAGCATCAGCTCTCTCGATGGCAACCGCAGCCGCTCCCATAGCAACCGTAGCCGCTCGCACACGGCCGAGGAGCAGAGGGGGCGTTCTCACACGGACGTCTCCATGGAGAGCGCCTCCCACAGTAGTGTAGATAACACCACCAAATCCAATGCATTATCCTGCTAA
- the ndrg1b gene encoding protein NDRG1b isoform X2: MVLEDSEYDSVFDIEVIEDNVETPFGKVHCIMRGTPKGNRPILLTYHDIGLNHKTCFNPLFNHEDMHEITRHFAVCHIDAPGQQEGASTLATGFTYPSMDQLSETVTLVLKHFGVKSVIGLAIGAGAYVLARFALNHPDMVEGLVLININAQAEGWMDWAAHKITGWAHALPDMVISHLFGKEEIHNNHDLIGTFRHHITNDMNQANLQQFVKSYNSRRDLEVERPVPGGNVNVRTLKCPALLVVGDSSPAVDAVVDCNSRLNPTKTTLLKMADCGGLPQVDQPAKLIEAIKYFIQGMGYMSSASMTRLVRSRTASGSSISSLDGNRSRSHSNRSRSHTAEEQRGRSHTDVSMESASHSSVDNTTKSNALSC, encoded by the exons GAGGACAATGTGGAGACTCCCTTTGGTAAAGTCCATTGCATCATGAGGGGCACTCCAAAAGGAAACAGGCCCATCCTCCTCACCTACCATGACATCGGACTGAACC ATAAGACCTGCTTCAATCCGCTCTTTAACCACGAGGACATGCACGAGATCACGCGCCACTTTGCCGTGTGCCATATTGATGCCCCCGGCCAGCAGGAGGGTGCCAGCACCCTAGCCACCGG GTTCACCTACCCGTCTATGGACCAACTCTCAGAGACCGTCACTCTGGTTCTCAAACACTTTGG GGTGAAGAGCGTGATTGGGCTGGCCATTGGGGCTGGAGCCTATGTCCTTGCACGGTTTGCT CTCAATCACCCTGACATGGTGGAGGGTCTTGTGCTGATTAACATCAATGCCCAGGCTGAAGGTTGGATGGACTGGGCAGCACACAAG ATTACCGGCTGGGCCCACGCACTCCCTGATATGGTCATTTCTCACCTGTTTGGCAAG GAGGAGATCCATAACAATCACGACCTGATTGGCACCTTCCGTCACCACATCACAAATGACATGAACCAGGCCAACCTTCAGCAGTTCGTTAAGTCCTACAACAG CCGAAGGGATTTGGAGGTGGAGAGGCCTGTTCCGGGAGGGAACGTTAATGTGAGGACTCTGAA ATGTCCTGCCCTTCTGGTGGTCGGAGACAGTTCACCCGCTGTTGATGCTGTG gtGGATTGCAACTCTAGACTGAACCCAACAAAGACCACCCTGCTTAAG ATGGCTGACTGTGGAGGGCTACCCCAGGTGGATCAA CCGGCTAAACTGATAGAGGCCatcaaatatttcattcagGGCATGGGCTACA TGTCCTCGGCGAGCATGACTCGCCTAGTTCGCTCCCGCACTGCCTCGGGCTCCAGCATCAGCTCTCTCGATGGCAACCGCAGCCGCTCCCATAGCAACCGTAGCCGCTCGCACACGGCCGAGGAGCAGAGGGGGCGTTCTCACACGGACGTCTCCATGGAGAGCGCCTCCCACAGTAGTGTAGATAACACCACCAAATCCAATGCATTATCCTGCTAA